One Falsihalocynthiibacter arcticus DNA segment encodes these proteins:
- a CDS encoding RNase H family protein, whose product MTNKDETAQAEQVTMAYAIGSQIAKTKAGGWGCAVLHPSFCQLTVMEENGRSDATTAPRENLWAALGALEMTPKEIPLVVYMCDHNTINACNGGIPKLKANGWRNSGNKRPLNQDILERIEAAMKGRKVQFKSFKKGCGGMGERHARRLAAMAIEGQLVSSIQIGEDA is encoded by the coding sequence ATGACCAACAAAGATGAAACCGCTCAGGCGGAACAAGTAACTATGGCTTATGCAATAGGCTCCCAGATTGCTAAAACCAAAGCTGGGGGTTGGGGCTGTGCTGTTTTGCACCCCAGTTTCTGTCAATTAACCGTCATGGAGGAAAATGGCCGCTCAGACGCCACAACGGCACCTCGAGAAAACCTGTGGGCGGCGCTGGGCGCACTTGAAATGACGCCTAAGGAAATCCCACTGGTTGTCTACATGTGCGACCACAACACCATTAACGCTTGCAATGGAGGCATTCCCAAATTGAAAGCAAACGGCTGGAGGAACTCTGGAAATAAAAGACCCTTAAATCAAGATATCCTTGAGCGGATCGAAGCTGCCATGAAAGGGAGAAAAGTTCAGTTCAAAAGCTTCAAGAAAGGTTGTGGAGGCATGGGAGAGAGACATGCCCGTAGACTCGCGGCTATGGCGATAGAGGGTCAGTTAGTTAGTTCTATTCAGATTGGAGAGGACGCATGA
- a CDS encoding recombinase family protein: protein MAIYGYARVSTTDQNLEVQREALGAAGCETIREEKASGTSMQGRDELEILLQFLRKGDTLVVTRVDRLARSVGDLQTIAKELEMRGVALKATEQPVDTSTAAGKAFFGMLGVFAEFETNLRSERQMEGIAKAKANGVYKGRKPIIDNAEVHKLAAEGLGATEIAQRLNIGRTSVYRVLKSTVAAKSEAA, encoded by the coding sequence ATGGCAATCTACGGTTACGCAAGAGTTTCAACAACAGACCAAAACCTTGAAGTACAACGCGAGGCGCTGGGCGCTGCAGGTTGTGAGACAATCCGCGAGGAGAAAGCCAGCGGCACAAGTATGCAAGGGCGGGATGAGCTTGAGATACTGCTGCAGTTCTTGCGGAAAGGTGACACGCTCGTCGTTACACGGGTGGATCGGTTGGCGCGGTCTGTAGGTGATTTGCAGACGATAGCGAAGGAGTTGGAAATGCGGGGCGTTGCGCTCAAGGCTACCGAACAGCCCGTTGATACTAGCACGGCTGCAGGTAAGGCGTTCTTCGGGATGCTGGGGGTTTTCGCTGAGTTCGAGACCAACCTTCGCAGTGAGAGGCAGATGGAGGGCATTGCAAAGGCAAAGGCCAACGGGGTCTACAAAGGGCGAAAGCCTATCATCGACAATGCTGAGGTTCACAAGCTCGCTGCAGAAGGTTTGGGGGCCACTGAGATTGCCCAGCGCTTAAACATCGGGAGAACTTCAGTATATCGGGTGTTGAAATCCACAGTAGCAGCGAAAAGTGAAGCGGCGTGA
- a CDS encoding site-specific integrase: MDPYGVGRDENERTARDAAVSELVDKYQDPHTGEYIGVPEGDAILARALLGGVAEEARTVTLTDAFKAYLAEKGKSDPEQLKKQTQRLYRGEQRLISILGGDRPLSEVTRSHARAWRDSREASGVAPATIRRERNDISAVFSWAISELTIDGGNNPFSGMKIADETDGRQTKRLPLPREVISGVYEDLKETPDLYRIWTLLDHTGARPSEIRMLLRSEFVVNAPIPHILISRREGRTLKSSWSERAIPLVGDALEVAKSIVAEGAGETVAFPRYASRGGMDRLSTALGKKIRTHSTDPKHTTYSLRHNMKDRMRAAEVFPETAKAIEGHALSSGQDGSYGEGISLAQKHEAMIKAMRNK, encoded by the coding sequence ATGGACCCATATGGAGTGGGAAGAGACGAAAACGAGAGAACAGCAAGGGATGCTGCTGTTTCAGAGTTGGTGGATAAGTATCAAGACCCCCATACAGGTGAATATATAGGTGTACCTGAAGGTGACGCGATTCTGGCACGGGCGTTACTTGGCGGTGTCGCTGAAGAGGCTCGCACAGTGACCTTGACTGATGCGTTCAAGGCTTACCTTGCCGAGAAAGGCAAAAGTGACCCCGAGCAACTCAAGAAGCAGACCCAGAGACTTTACAGGGGTGAACAGCGTTTGATTAGTATCCTAGGAGGGGACAGACCGCTCTCTGAGGTTACTCGAAGCCATGCGAGGGCGTGGCGAGACAGTAGGGAAGCCTCAGGTGTTGCTCCCGCCACGATTAGGCGTGAACGCAATGATATTAGTGCGGTTTTCAGTTGGGCCATAAGCGAGCTTACAATTGATGGGGGAAACAACCCATTTAGTGGAATGAAGATCGCGGATGAAACTGATGGGCGTCAGACCAAACGTCTCCCGCTCCCCCGAGAAGTTATTAGTGGGGTCTATGAGGACCTGAAGGAGACACCTGACCTCTATCGGATTTGGACTCTACTCGACCACACGGGGGCACGTCCAAGCGAGATAAGGATGCTCTTGCGGTCTGAATTTGTGGTGAACGCCCCAATCCCGCACATCCTTATTTCTCGAAGAGAGGGCAGAACACTCAAGAGCAGCTGGTCTGAAAGGGCCATCCCGCTGGTTGGGGACGCCTTGGAGGTCGCCAAATCTATTGTTGCGGAGGGCGCAGGGGAGACGGTTGCGTTCCCAAGATATGCGAGCAGAGGCGGAATGGATCGGCTATCGACAGCACTTGGCAAGAAAATTAGAACGCACTCGACGGACCCTAAACATACCACCTATTCTCTTCGTCATAATATGAAAGACCGAATGAGGGCGGCTGAAGTCTTCCCAGAGACCGCCAAGGCCATCGAAGGACACGCCCTTAGTTCAGGGCAAGATGGCTCGTATGGTGAAGGAATTTCACTGGCTCAGAAACATGAGGCAATGATAAAGGCGATGCGCAACAAATAG
- a CDS encoding TRAP transporter large permease, translated as MTGVEIALIGFALMLLAIFLRVPVAVAMGITGFVGVWIIRGSASAPLNQLKTLSYDTFSSYSLSIVPLFLLMGQFATKSGMSRALFQAAADWLGHRRGGVAMATVGACAGFGAICGSSLATASTMGQVALPEMRRAGYSDALATGVLAAGGTLGILIPPSVILVIYAILAEQNIAKMFAAAIVPGILAAVGYMIVVRLMVSRESGDLRAPKVAYAKRLKSLLAVWPVILIFALVMGGIAADWNWVKPGVQALFTPTEGAAIGMVITGLYGAATRGLTWSGFVESVLAAASATAMIFLILLGAQLFNTFLAFTQAPQTLAEWIGGLGVLPIFVLLGMLVFYLVFGCVMDSLSMILLTVPVFFPIIETLDFGLTAEATAIWFGILALVTVEIGLITPPVGLNLFIINGLAKDVPIGQTYRGVLPFIASDILRVALLLAVPSLALIWI; from the coding sequence ATGACCGGAGTGGAAATCGCGCTCATTGGGTTTGCCCTTATGCTCTTGGCTATTTTCCTGCGCGTGCCAGTCGCCGTGGCCATGGGGATCACCGGATTTGTCGGGGTTTGGATCATTCGAGGCAGTGCCTCCGCACCGCTAAACCAGCTTAAAACCCTCAGCTATGACACGTTCTCCAGTTACTCTCTGTCGATCGTGCCGCTGTTTCTGTTGATGGGGCAATTCGCCACAAAATCGGGCATGAGTCGGGCGCTCTTTCAGGCCGCTGCTGACTGGCTCGGGCATCGGCGCGGTGGGGTGGCCATGGCGACAGTGGGCGCTTGTGCAGGGTTTGGCGCGATTTGTGGAAGTTCGCTTGCGACGGCCAGCACGATGGGGCAGGTGGCCCTGCCGGAAATGCGCCGCGCGGGGTATTCCGATGCCTTGGCGACAGGTGTTTTGGCCGCGGGCGGCACCCTTGGAATATTGATCCCCCCGTCGGTGATATTGGTGATCTACGCCATTCTCGCGGAGCAAAATATCGCCAAGATGTTTGCCGCCGCCATTGTTCCCGGTATTTTGGCCGCCGTGGGGTACATGATTGTTGTGCGCCTGATGGTGTCCCGCGAAAGCGGTGATTTGCGCGCGCCAAAAGTGGCCTATGCCAAGCGCCTGAAATCGTTGCTCGCAGTGTGGCCGGTGATCCTTATTTTTGCCCTCGTAATGGGTGGAATTGCGGCGGATTGGAACTGGGTTAAACCTGGGGTTCAGGCGCTGTTTACCCCCACCGAAGGCGCGGCAATTGGCATGGTTATCACGGGCCTTTATGGTGCTGCAACTCGGGGCTTAACGTGGAGTGGATTCGTGGAAAGCGTCCTCGCTGCCGCATCCGCGACCGCGATGATTTTCCTTATTCTCTTGGGCGCTCAACTGTTTAACACCTTCTTGGCCTTCACACAGGCCCCACAAACCCTTGCTGAGTGGATTGGGGGCCTCGGAGTGCTTCCGATTTTTGTTTTGCTTGGAATGCTGGTGTTTTACCTCGTGTTTGGTTGTGTGATGGACTCGCTTTCGATGATCCTTCTGACGGTGCCTGTGTTCTTTCCGATCATCGAAACCTTAGACTTTGGTTTGACTGCCGAAGCCACCGCCATCTGGTTTGGTATCCTCGCGCTTGTAACCGTCGAGATCGGCCTGATCACGCCACCCGTAGGATTGAATCTCTTTATTATCAACGGACTCGCCAAGGATGTGCCCATCGGCCAAACCTATCGCGGTGTTTTGCCGTTCATAGCGTCCGACATCCTGCGCGTCGCACTCCTTTTGGCGGTCCCAAGCCTCGCACTTATTTGGATTTAG
- a CDS encoding TRAP transporter small permease, translating to MKFPIPLRAKNGAGLCAVWGVLLILAALITVISVGTRAVGLEVISGDFELIELATGIAVFSFLPWGHMTGAHVRVDVLAARFGSRAFRVLGGISDGLVALIATVILWRFYLGFAEKFPYGSEAFRSVFSMGSKPFYPETTYELQIQIWLPYGFCLIGAALFALVAILKFTADIQGKKP from the coding sequence GTGAAATTTCCTATCCCCCTTCGTGCGAAAAATGGTGCAGGCCTATGCGCTGTTTGGGGGGTATTGTTGATTTTGGCTGCCTTGATAACGGTAATTTCGGTGGGCACACGCGCGGTGGGGCTGGAAGTTATTTCAGGCGATTTTGAGCTGATTGAACTGGCCACAGGGATCGCCGTTTTCTCCTTTCTGCCTTGGGGGCACATGACGGGCGCACACGTCCGCGTTGACGTTTTGGCCGCGCGGTTTGGTTCGCGCGCGTTTCGGGTGTTGGGTGGAATTTCCGATGGGTTGGTGGCCCTGATTGCTACCGTTATCCTGTGGCGCTTCTACCTTGGGTTCGCCGAGAAATTCCCCTATGGAAGCGAGGCATTTCGGTCGGTATTCTCGATGGGCAGCAAACCCTTCTATCCAGAAACCACCTATGAGCTTCAGATCCAGATTTGGCTCCCTTACGGGTTTTGTCTGATTGGGGCCGCGCTGTTTGCCCTCGTAGCGATTTTGAAGTTTACCGCTGATATTCAAGGGAAAAAGCCATGA
- a CDS encoding YqaA family protein, translating to MLRSLYNWTMSLAQSRYAIWALGVIAFVESSVFPIPPDVLMIPMIIARPSKAWLIAGVALVGSVLGALLGYYIGSGLFESVGRPVLEFYGKEHYFAEFSTKYNEWGAWAVLIAGITPFPFKVITILSGSTGLSLPIFIVAAIIARAFRFFVVAALLRVYGEPIRDFIERRLGLVFIVFVVLLVGGFYFVKVL from the coding sequence ATGCTACGATCTCTCTATAACTGGACGATGTCCCTCGCCCAGAGTCGGTATGCAATTTGGGCCCTTGGGGTTATTGCTTTTGTCGAAAGCTCGGTTTTCCCGATTCCCCCTGATGTGCTGATGATCCCGATGATTATCGCCCGCCCGTCCAAGGCGTGGCTTATCGCAGGCGTCGCGCTTGTTGGCTCAGTACTGGGAGCATTGCTTGGGTATTATATCGGCTCTGGGTTGTTTGAATCCGTGGGCCGTCCGGTTCTCGAATTCTATGGCAAAGAGCATTATTTCGCGGAGTTCAGCACCAAATACAACGAGTGGGGCGCTTGGGCGGTCTTGATCGCGGGGATTACACCCTTCCCGTTCAAGGTCATCACGATCCTGTCCGGCTCCACGGGGCTCAGCCTGCCGATTTTTATCGTCGCTGCGATCATTGCGCGCGCTTTTAGGTTCTTTGTTGTCGCCGCCCTTTTGCGGGTCTACGGTGAGCCGATCCGCGACTTCATCGAGCGCCGCCTTGGTTTGGTATTCATCGTTTTTGTCGTATTGCTGGTGGGCGGATTTTACTTTGTGAAGGTGCTGTAA
- a CDS encoding disulfide bond formation protein B: MNKTLVVIASFGSLAMLLGAFGFQYIGGLAPCPMCLWQRYPHAVAFVLGVLILAGGPRILAALGAIAALTTSAIGLFHTGVERDWWEGPTTCTSGPVANLTPEELMAQIMSAPLVRCDEVAWEMFDLSMASWNAIGSLILAFVWIAAWRSRA; the protein is encoded by the coding sequence ATGAATAAAACACTGGTAGTTATCGCAAGTTTTGGCTCTTTGGCGATGCTTTTGGGCGCCTTCGGGTTTCAATACATTGGCGGCCTTGCGCCCTGCCCGATGTGCCTGTGGCAACGCTACCCTCATGCCGTGGCCTTTGTTTTGGGCGTCCTTATTCTCGCGGGCGGCCCGCGTATTCTCGCCGCCCTAGGTGCCATCGCCGCCCTCACCACTAGCGCGATAGGCCTGTTTCATACCGGCGTTGAACGCGACTGGTGGGAAGGTCCGACGACCTGCACATCCGGCCCCGTTGCCAACCTAACGCCTGAGGAACTGATGGCGCAAATCATGAGCGCGCCCTTGGTGCGCTGTGACGAAGTGGCGTGGGAAATGTTTGACCTCTCGATGGCCAGCTGGAACGCGATTGGTTCCCTCATTCTCGCTTTCGTTTGGATTGCTGCATGGCGCAGCCGCGCCTAA
- a CDS encoding Lrp/AsnC family transcriptional regulator, translated as MDELDRNLIAALRKNARKTLSELAAELKTSRTTARARMERLVARGDIVDFTVRLREDVAQAPVRGLMMLGIEGRGTHKVLHQLLGQNSVREVHSTNGKWDLIVEINADSLEAFDRVLSDIRRIEGVQTSETNLLLTTRSMRSQQVV; from the coding sequence ATGGACGAATTGGATAGGAACCTCATCGCTGCCTTGCGCAAAAACGCGCGCAAAACCCTTTCAGAGCTCGCAGCAGAGCTCAAAACGTCCCGCACAACGGCGCGCGCGCGCATGGAGCGCCTTGTGGCGCGCGGCGATATCGTGGATTTCACGGTGCGTCTGCGCGAGGACGTCGCCCAAGCCCCCGTGCGCGGCCTGATGATGCTGGGGATCGAGGGGCGTGGCACCCATAAAGTGCTGCATCAATTGCTAGGGCAAAATTCCGTGCGAGAGGTCCATTCCACCAACGGAAAATGGGATCTGATCGTCGAGATTAACGCCGATAGCCTTGAGGCGTTTGACCGTGTGCTCTCTGATATTCGCCGCATCGAGGGGGTGCAAACCAGCGAGACCAATCTGCTTTTGACGACCCGTTCTATGCGCTCACAGCAAGTGGTTTAG
- the rocF gene encoding arginase, which produces MTDTKQNSTCVLIGAPIDCGKARAGCLMGPDALRTAGIATALSELGFNVEDWGNFAPDLGPEVACDNPAVHGLRETIGWATALRREGARAMEVGTPIFMGGDHAMSLGSVAGVADYAERQKRPLFLLWLDAHTDIHTLATTTSGNLHGTPVAYAMGLAGFEGFAPMPTIPGAQICYLGLRSVDASERAAVGEHGPTAIDMRAIDEYGIAAPLEAFLDQVRAANGLLHVSLDVDFLDPSIAPAVGTTVPGGATVREAHLAMEMLCDSGLMRSLDLVELNPFLDDRGRTAELMVDLTASLFGRRVFDRETTRYS; this is translated from the coding sequence ATGACCGACACCAAACAAAACTCCACCTGCGTCTTGATCGGCGCGCCTATTGATTGTGGCAAAGCCCGCGCGGGATGCTTGATGGGGCCGGACGCCCTGCGCACCGCGGGGATCGCAACCGCCCTGAGCGAGCTTGGATTCAACGTCGAAGACTGGGGCAATTTCGCACCTGATTTGGGGCCAGAAGTTGCCTGTGACAATCCAGCCGTCCACGGTTTACGCGAGACAATTGGCTGGGCGACAGCGCTGCGCCGCGAAGGTGCGCGCGCCATGGAGGTTGGGACGCCGATATTTATGGGCGGCGACCACGCCATGTCACTAGGAAGCGTCGCGGGTGTTGCCGATTACGCCGAACGCCAAAAACGCCCCTTGTTCCTGCTCTGGTTGGACGCGCATACCGATATTCACACCTTGGCCACCACCACTTCCGGCAACTTGCATGGCACCCCCGTCGCCTATGCCATGGGGCTTGCGGGGTTCGAAGGGTTCGCCCCTATGCCCACCATCCCCGGCGCACAGATTTGCTATCTGGGCCTGCGTTCAGTGGACGCGTCTGAGCGCGCCGCCGTTGGTGAACATGGTCCCACGGCAATTGATATGCGTGCGATTGATGAATATGGCATTGCCGCCCCGCTGGAGGCGTTTCTTGACCAAGTACGCGCAGCAAATGGCCTGCTGCATGTCTCGCTGGATGTCGATTTTCTGGACCCATCGATTGCCCCTGCCGTTGGCACCACGGTTCCAGGTGGTGCGACAGTGCGCGAGGCGCATTTGGCGATGGAAATGCTCTGTGACAGCGGCCTGATGCGCTCGCTCGACCTCGTTGAACTCAACCCGTTTCTGGATGATCGCGGCCGCACAGCCGAACTGATGGTCGACCTCACTGCCTCGCTCTTTGGCCGCCGCGTCTTTGACCGCGAAACAACACGTTACTCTTAA
- a CDS encoding ornithine cyclodeaminase, with product MNKPNLAPSSLAYVPFVSVQNMMALVHSIGIEDFMKGIVAYLEEDFKNWENFDKTPRVASHSAEGVIELMPTSNGEIYGFKYVNGHPKNTHEGLQTVTAFGLLATVDTGYPVLLSEMTILTALRTAATSALVSKHLMPKGATTMAVIGNGAQSEFQCLAAKAICGIQNVRLYDIDPAATQKAVRNLKNQGLKVTSCTSPQEAIEGAHIITTCTADKQCATILSDNMVGAGIHINAIGGDCPGKTELHVDILKRSDIFVEYPPQTRVEGEIQALADDYPVNEIWKVIAGLETGRTSANQITLFDGVGFAIEDFSALRYVLDQIQGTAFMQQLDMVADPDDPRDLFGMVLRAKPNQG from the coding sequence ATGAACAAGCCCAACCTCGCCCCATCCTCCCTCGCCTATGTGCCTTTCGTCTCGGTTCAAAACATGATGGCTTTGGTCCATAGCATCGGGATCGAAGACTTTATGAAGGGCATCGTGGCTTACCTCGAAGAAGATTTCAAAAATTGGGAAAATTTCGACAAAACACCGCGTGTCGCCAGCCATTCCGCCGAGGGTGTGATCGAGTTGATGCCCACCAGCAATGGCGAAATCTATGGCTTTAAATATGTGAACGGCCACCCCAAAAACACTCATGAAGGCTTGCAAACCGTCACCGCCTTTGGCCTGCTGGCGACGGTCGACACAGGCTATCCTGTGTTACTCTCGGAGATGACGATCCTGACCGCGCTGCGCACCGCCGCGACCTCGGCCTTGGTGAGTAAACACCTGATGCCAAAGGGCGCGACAACCATGGCCGTGATCGGAAATGGCGCGCAAAGCGAGTTTCAATGCCTTGCCGCCAAAGCGATCTGCGGCATCCAAAACGTCCGCCTCTATGATATCGACCCCGCAGCGACCCAAAAAGCCGTGCGCAACCTTAAGAATCAAGGGCTCAAAGTGACGTCCTGCACCTCGCCGCAAGAGGCAATTGAGGGCGCGCACATCATCACGACCTGCACTGCCGACAAGCAATGCGCGACCATCCTGAGCGACAATATGGTCGGTGCGGGTATCCATATCAACGCGATTGGTGGCGACTGTCCGGGTAAAACCGAACTGCATGTGGACATCCTAAAACGCAGCGATATTTTCGTGGAATACCCGCCGCAAACCCGTGTCGAGGGCGAGATTCAGGCCCTTGCTGATGACTACCCTGTCAACGAGATTTGGAAAGTGATTGCGGGCCTAGAGACAGGGCGCACCTCGGCCAACCAAATCACCCTCTTTGACGGTGTCGGCTTTGCCATCGAGGACTTTTCTGCCCTGCGCTATGTGCTCGATCAAATCCAAGGCACAGCGTTTATGCAGCAGCTCGATATGGTCGCTGACCCCGATGATCCGCGTGATCTGTTCGGGATGGTGCTGCGCGCGAAGCCAAATCAGGGATAA
- the trmFO gene encoding methylenetetrahydrofolate--tRNA-(uracil(54)-C(5))-methyltransferase (FADH(2)-oxidizing) TrmFO, with protein MTQKLHIIGGGMAGSEAAWQAANLGIEVVIHEMRPTVETFAHRTGNFAEMVCSNSLRSDDDEQNAVGLLHWEMRQAGGIIMATADKHKIPAGGALAVDRDPFAQSVTDALMAHPNISVEYGEITELPKDGHWIIATGPLTSQGLGEAIQAETGADALAFFDAIAPIVYSESINMDVAWLQSRYDKGNSEEERKAYVNCPMTKDQYEAFIDAILSAEQAEFHEGETAGYFDGCLPIEVMAERGRETLRFGPMKPVGLTNAHDPENKPYAVVQLRRDNALGTLMNIVGFQTKMKYGAQAEVLKMIPGLEEASFARLGGIHRNTFINSPTLLDDQMRLKSQPHIRFAGQITGVEGYVESAAMGLLAGRFAAAEILGKPVSALPQDTAMGALVHHITGGAEAKTFQPMNVNFGLFQPVEGLKNGRRGRKDRYKAYTDRAKAAWTDWLAPQE; from the coding sequence ATGACACAAAAACTCCATATCATCGGCGGCGGAATGGCCGGATCAGAGGCCGCATGGCAGGCCGCAAACCTCGGCATTGAGGTCGTGATCCACGAGATGCGCCCCACAGTCGAAACTTTTGCCCATCGCACGGGAAATTTTGCAGAAATGGTCTGCTCAAATTCCCTGCGCTCCGACGACGACGAGCAAAATGCCGTGGGCCTGCTGCATTGGGAAATGCGCCAAGCGGGCGGCATCATCATGGCCACCGCCGACAAGCACAAAATCCCGGCGGGTGGCGCTTTGGCTGTCGACCGCGACCCCTTCGCGCAATCTGTGACCGATGCGTTGATGGCGCACCCGAATATAAGTGTTGAATACGGCGAGATCACCGAATTGCCCAAAGATGGCCATTGGATTATCGCCACGGGCCCGTTGACCTCGCAAGGTTTGGGCGAAGCGATCCAAGCCGAAACTGGCGCCGACGCTCTCGCCTTTTTCGACGCCATCGCGCCGATTGTTTATTCCGAGAGCATCAATATGGATGTCGCGTGGCTTCAGTCACGTTATGACAAAGGCAACTCCGAAGAAGAGCGCAAAGCCTATGTGAATTGCCCGATGACCAAGGACCAATACGAGGCCTTCATCGACGCAATTCTAAGTGCGGAACAAGCCGAATTCCACGAGGGCGAGACCGCCGGATATTTCGACGGATGTTTGCCGATTGAAGTCATGGCCGAGCGTGGACGCGAAACGTTGCGCTTTGGTCCGATGAAACCCGTCGGCCTGACCAACGCCCACGACCCCGAAAACAAACCTTATGCAGTGGTTCAACTTAGGCGTGATAACGCTTTGGGAACATTGATGAACATCGTTGGTTTCCAAACCAAAATGAAGTACGGCGCTCAGGCAGAAGTCCTCAAAATGATCCCCGGTCTGGAAGAGGCAAGTTTCGCGCGTCTTGGCGGTATTCACCGCAATACCTTCATTAATTCGCCGACTTTGCTGGACGATCAGATGCGCCTCAAGTCCCAACCGCACATTCGTTTTGCGGGTCAGATTACAGGGGTTGAGGGCTATGTGGAAAGTGCCGCGATGGGCCTTCTGGCTGGTCGTTTTGCCGCCGCCGAAATCCTCGGAAAACCTGTGAGTGCGTTACCGCAAGACACGGCGATGGGCGCCTTGGTACATCACATCACAGGCGGGGCCGAAGCGAAAACCTTCCAGCCGATGAATGTGAACTTTGGCCTATTTCAACCCGTTGAGGGCCTCAAAAATGGCCGTCGTGGACGCAAAGATCGCTACAAAGCCTATACTGACCGCGCAAAAGCCGCGTGGACGGACTGGCTCGCGCCGCAAGAATGA
- the gluQRS gene encoding tRNA glutamyl-Q(34) synthetase GluQRS — translation MITRFAPSPTGPLHLGHAYSALLAYDMAMMNGGEFLLRIEDIDQSRARPHWETQIYEDLDWLGLWWPRPVVLQSEQMSRYETALDTLWRAERLYPCHCSRRDIQDAMSAPQEGTQRLGPDGTIYPGTCTDLPKAHYGEKPRPSAQTLRLRMRSVARLAEKTAKGTGFSFIETGEGPNGETGEIFFSVDELITEVGDIVLARKGMGTSYHLSVVLDDAAQEVSHVIRGQDLFEATKIHVVLQKLLGLPSPSYHHHKLIRDDDGKRLAKRDDARAIAKFRADGKSPEDIRAMVGL, via the coding sequence ATGATTACACGTTTCGCTCCCTCGCCGACAGGCCCGCTCCATCTGGGTCACGCCTATTCTGCGCTTCTGGCTTATGACATGGCGATGATGAATGGGGGCGAATTCCTGCTGCGGATCGAGGACATCGACCAGTCCCGCGCCCGTCCCCATTGGGAAACGCAAATCTATGAAGATCTCGACTGGCTTGGCCTGTGGTGGCCGCGCCCTGTGGTGCTGCAATCCGAGCAAATGTCGCGCTATGAAACGGCCCTCGATACGCTGTGGCGCGCCGAACGCCTGTATCCCTGCCACTGTTCGCGGCGCGACATCCAAGACGCCATGAGTGCGCCACAAGAAGGCACGCAACGCCTTGGCCCTGATGGCACGATCTATCCGGGAACCTGCACCGACCTTCCTAAAGCGCATTACGGCGAAAAACCGCGCCCCTCGGCGCAAACTCTACGGTTGCGCATGCGGTCTGTGGCGCGATTGGCCGAAAAAACCGCCAAGGGAACTGGGTTTTCCTTCATTGAAACGGGCGAAGGTCCGAACGGCGAAACGGGCGAGATTTTCTTTTCGGTGGACGAACTTATCACAGAGGTTGGTGATATCGTTTTGGCTCGCAAGGGCATGGGCACAAGCTATCATTTGTCGGTAGTTTTGGACGATGCAGCACAGGAGGTCAGCCATGTAATCCGCGGCCAAGACCTCTTTGAGGCAACTAAGATTCACGTGGTATTACAAAAACTTCTAGGCCTTCCTTCACCTTCATACCACCATCACAAACTGATCCGCGACGATGACGGCAAACGCCTCGCCAAACGGGACGACGCGCGCGCCATTGCCAAGTTTCGTGCCGACGGGAAATCGCCCGAGGATATCCGCGCTATGGTGGGCCTTTAG
- the hisI gene encoding phosphoribosyl-AMP cyclohydrolase, with protein MKFDPETLVYNDQGLIPAIAQDETGAVLMMAWMNIEAVKRTLETRRVTYWSRSRQAFWIKGETSGHIQRLIDLRVDCDADCLLMIVEQEGPACHTNRRSCFYTSVLEGDAVELMAPMA; from the coding sequence ATGAAATTTGATCCAGAGACACTCGTCTATAACGACCAAGGCCTGATTCCAGCGATTGCACAGGATGAAACGGGCGCCGTTTTGATGATGGCATGGATGAATATCGAGGCGGTGAAGCGCACGCTTGAAACCCGCCGCGTGACCTATTGGAGTCGCTCACGGCAGGCGTTTTGGATCAAGGGCGAAACCAGTGGCCACATCCAGCGTTTGATTGATCTGCGCGTAGATTGTGATGCGGATTGCCTGTTGATGATTGTCGAGCAGGAAGGCCCTGCGTGTCATACCAATCGGCGCTCGTGTTTTTACACCTCTGTGCTTGAGGGCGACGCGGTCGAACTCATGGCGCCGATGGCCTAA